A single Anopheles maculipalpis chromosome 3RL, idAnoMacuDA_375_x, whole genome shotgun sequence DNA region contains:
- the LOC126563932 gene encoding leucine-rich repeats and immunoglobulin-like domains protein 2, with translation MLRLIATILAVGIWLSQCASYGEAFVADGEDDTNFCNFGPRHCPCLGNAIDCSKRNLKTLFPMPRWVDNLDLASNHLTHDTISAQLTDLRKLQELNLNNNRLRRLPVLRGVRNLTKLFANNNEIETIDMEALAGLPALKFLDLSRNSIQELQYSSFPVKNNLQYLNLNFNKLGTLTKGPFDRLKSLKRLEISSNGLEEVQVLAFQNQNQLKSLKLNNNRIPALQNGVFHGLKAIAILELNNNSIATVRKEGFFNLTSLTNLALAHNRIVEIERSGWEFTPKLISLDLSYNQLESLDRYTFEELSSLQMLNLQGNRISLIGEGTFNETSALETLYLNENRISSTIEDMRGPFMGLARLERLYLNANEIKSINRNAFLGLKSLTLLELSQNNISSIQNNTFKTTPQLKNFVMNSTNLICDCNLVWFYQWITSGDRRDMFKVDAECIYPYWLRSRLIRDLHLANFSCYDSPKPHLIDEPKSQIGIRGTNVSLVCTATSIAADPMTFKWKQDNVELSAEQYTIQQINNENGTIGTTELIIPNIQQSGAGKYQCIITNNFGVVYSPKIKVTVGTYPRFRKTPSDISVEPGKVARLDCAAMGEPKPQISWEKDGGNDFPAAKERRMHVIPNEGAFLILNVQLVDAGMYSCTAENPAGIIRANASVVVLESQKASRSVTSLEIPIGKASVLECKVSVSPKPEIFWLKDGEPIGLTERHFITGEGQLLVIVDTEMNDAGLYECRFENDFGSESGSTRLIVIDGPEDMHGSVLGDIGTAYGAAGAQDEEILQAKLLDSWLTILLALFVCVMLTSFVWMICMYRMKKRIRGSVSGCPGDTELDLATGMEINQPNLIVRSGVGTSTTPAGYFEYLIPMVRNGEVTSNVDDDGESADGGTIGRDHAGFYTAVSKTNVPSTELDSDDLDDDLSSKDSGTGGDCASATGSTTAAHRGSQEDLKCLLNSLNRKHTSDDELHHHKPYQLSRRSDGIILSSPHQTSHDPDDDPRLEPPPPIPPVNATNAVLIVGTAAPPSAADPPMLRDDRIPAHAAHIATRMPNSQTFPMFMQPPSVTEPTLRTTSLEASADPVVPSKKIQQPAPPQNQIQVNQLYQLLLENPRLMEKPAKYRTKSMDQCQDRDGSSSGVGTGSSNGSTVNGTCPSEQPRQLSTRIVPDTRR, from the exons AAACTTGAACAACAATCGGTTGCGTCGTTTGCCGGTTTTGAGGGGCGTTAGAAATCTTACAAAGCTGTTTGCGAACAACAATGAAATCGAAACTATCGATATGGAAGCGTTAGCAGGGCTGCCAGCGTTGAAATTTCTGGACCTATCGCGGAACTCCATACAGGAGCTGCAGTACAGCTCATTTccagtgaaaaataatttacagtATTTGAACTTAAACTTCAACAAGCTGGGAACCCTTACGAAAGGTCCATTCGATCGATTGAAATCGCTGAAAAGGCT AGAAATTAGCAGCAATGGCTTGGAGGAGGTGCAAGTACTAGCCTTCCAGAATCAGAATCAATTGAAAAGTCTAAAGTTGAACAATAATCGCATTCCTGCGTTACAAAATGGCGTCTTTCATGGGCTTAAAGCGATAGCGATCCTCGAgctaaacaacaacagcattgCTACTGTGCGAAAAGAAGGATTCTTCAATCTGACAAGCCTCACCAATCTGGCCTTGGCACACAATCGAATAGTTGAAATTGAACGATCCGGTTGGGAATTTACACCGAAACTAATCAGCTTAGACCTTTCGTACAATCAGCTGGAATCGCTCGATCGCTACACATTTGAGGAATTATCGTCTTTGCAAATGCTCAATCTGCAAGGCAACCGAATTTCGTTGATCGGTGAAGGTACATTCAATGAGACGAGTGCGTTAGAAACGCTATATCTAAATGAAAACCGCATCTCATCCACGATCGAGGATATGCGAGGACCTTTTATGGGGCTAGCCCGGTTGGAACGATTGTACTTGAATGCGAACGAAATTAAGTCAATCAATCGAAATGCATTTTTGGGTCTCAAGTCGCTTACGTTGCTGGAGCTGAGCCAAAATAATATATCCTCGATACAGAACAATACGTTCAAGACTACGCCTCAGTTGAAG AATTTTGTTATGAATTCGACCAATTTAATATGCGATTGTAATCTGGTTTGGTTTTACCAGTGGATTACGAGCGGAGATCGGAGAGATATGTTTAAAGTAGACGCCGAATGCATCTACCCATACTGGCTGCGAAGTCGGTTGATACGTGATCTGCATTTAGCTAATTTTTCTTGCT ATGATTCCCCCAAACCTCATCTCATCGATGAACCGAAATCGCAAATCGGTATCCGGGGTACTAACGTATCGCTCGTCTGCACAGCCACATCCATCGCAGCTGACCCAATGACTTTCAAGTGGAAACAGGATAATGTGGAATTGTCTGCCGAACAGTACACGATTCAACAGATAAACAATGAAAATGGCACCATTGGCACGACAGAATTGATTATACCAAACATACAGCAATCGGGCGCCGGCAAATACCAATGCATAATAACCAACAATTTTGGTGTGGTGTACTCGCCCAAAATAAAGGTAACCGTTGGAACGTATCCAAGGTTTCGCAAAACACCGTCCGACATAAGCGTTGAGCCGGGAAAGGTGGCACGGTTAGATTGTGCGGCCATGGGTGAACCGAAGCCTCAAATATCTTGGGAAAAAGATGGTGGAAATGATTTTCCTGCCGCGAAAGAACGGCGCATGCACGTTATACCGAATGAAGGTGCTTTTCTAATTTTAAACGTTCAACTGGTGGATGCGGGCATGTACAGCTGTACCGCCGAAAACCCGGCTGGAATTATTCGTGCGAACGCTTCCGTGGTGGTGCTAGAAAGCCAAAAGGCTAGCCGATCGGTAACGAGTCTAGAAATTCCAATCGGCAAAGCTAGTGTGCTTGAGTGTAAGGTAAGTGTTTCGCCGAAACCAGAAATATTTTGGCTAAAGGATGGAGAGCCAATCGGGTTGACGGAGCGTCATTTCATTACCGGCGAGGGCCAACTGCTGGTGATCGTCGATACGGAGATGAACGACGCTGGATTGTACGAATGTCGGTTTGAGAATGATTTTGGCAGTGAAAGTGGTTCGACACGGCTTATCGTTATTGATGGTCCAGAAGATATGCATGGTTCGGTTTTAGGCGATATCGGTACAGCGTATGGAGCGGCCGGTGCTCAGGACGAAGAGATATTGCAAGCCAAACTGCTGGACTCTTGGTTGACGATCTTGCTTGCGCTGTTTGTCTGTGTGATGCTGACATCGTTCGTCTGGATGATTTGCATGTATCGTATGAAGAAACGAATACGGGGCTCGGTTAGTGGATGTCCAGGAGACACGGAACTGGATCTTGCAACTGGTATGGAAATAAATCAACCAAATTTAATTGTACGAAGCGGTGTCGGCACGTCTACCACACCTGCTGGTTACTTTGAATATTTGATTCCGATGGTAAGGAATGGCGAGGTAACGAGCAACGTAGACGATGACGGCGAGAGTGCCGATGGCGGTACCATTGGTCGTGACCATGCAGGATTCTATACGGCTGTTTCAAAAACGAACGTTCCTTCAACTGAGCTTGATTCGGATGATTTGGACGATGATCTCTCATCGAAAGACTCAGGAACTGGTGGTGATTGTGCATCTGCCACAGGTTCGACAACTGCCGCACATCGTGGTAGTCAGGAAGATTTGAAGTGTTTGCTAAATTCGCTTAATCGGAAGCATACCAGTGATGACGAACTTCACCATCATAAACCTTACCAGCTGTCGAGGCGGTCGGATGGTATTATTCTATCATCGCCACATCAAACTTCGCACGACCCTGATGATGATCCTAGACTAGAGCCTCCACCTCCGATACCACCAGTAAATGCAACTAATGCCGTACTGATTGTTGGGACTGCTGCACCACCGTCAGCTGCCGATCCTCCAATGCTCAGAGACGATCGCATTCCGGCACATGCCGCGCACATAGCAACTCGTATGCCAAATTCACAAACTTTCCCAATGTTCATGCAACCACCTTCAGTAACGGAACCGACGTTACGGACAACTTCACTCGAAGCTTCCGCTGATCCTGTCGTACCGTcgaaaaaaatacagcaaCCAGCACCGCCGCAAAACCAGATACAGGTGAATCAGCTGTATCAACTACTGCTGGAAAATCCACGATTAATGGAAAAACCGGCCAAATATAGAACCAAATCGATGGACCAATGTCAGGACAGAGATGGTAGCAGCAGTGGTGTCGGGACGGGAAGTAGTAATGGTAGTACGGTGAACGGTACATGCCCCAGTGAGCAACCAAGACAGTTATCAACGAGGATAGTGCCAGACACGAGACGATAA